From the Oryzias latipes chromosome 22, ASM223467v1 genome, one window contains:
- the id3 gene encoding DNA-binding protein inhibitor ID-3, translating into MKAISPVRSVRNCYKAVCCISEQSLAINRTNKHCCEDEPVSALCDMNDCYSRLKELVPSIPQNKSVSQVEILQHVIDYIFDLQIALEAVDPSAPEMVLSIKTSDITRNFSKEEGRLCH; encoded by the exons ATGAAGGCGATCAGTCCCGTCCGCTCGGTGAGGAACTGCTACAAGGCGGTGTGCTGCATCTCGGAGCAGAGTCTCGCCATCAACCGGACTAACAAGCACTGCTGCGAGGACGAGCCGGTGAGCGCCCTGTGCGACATGAACGACTGCTACTCCAggctgaaggagctggttcCGAGCATCCCGCAGAACAAGTCGGTCAGCCAGGTGGAGATCCTGCAGCACGTCATCGACTACATCTTCGACCTGCAGATCGCGCTGGAGGCTGTGGACCCGTCCGCGCCGGAGATGGTTCTGTCTATAAAG ACTTCAGACATCACTCGCAATTTCTCTAAAGAAGAAGGTCGATTGTGCCATTAG